In Veillonellales bacterium, the DNA window GGTTGGCATTATTCATCCGCCGGTAGGTACGGCTTTGTTTGTTGGCTGTGCTATTGCAAAATGCAGTCTGGAAAGTACGGTGAAGCCGATCTTGCTGTTTATTCCGGTGCTGATTGTGGTTTTGATTTTAGTGACTTATTTCCCCGCCTTTACCATGACGCTGCCTAAGATGTTTATGCCGTAATGGATTGGATCTTTGCGGGAGATTAAGAGTAAGGAGGCGATAACCGGCAAGTTTAGGGTTACTCATGCTTAGCGAAAACAGAGGAGGGCAATTATGAAAAAATATCAGTGGATATCCTTACTTGTTTTGAGCATGTTTGCAGTATCAGTCATGTTAACCGGGTGCGGCTCATCATCTTCTACTGCACAGAAAAAAACCATTGTTTTAAAGGCGGCTGATAACCAGATTGATACATATCCCACAGTAATGGGCCTAAAATATATGGCAAAATTACTGGACGAGCGGACTCAGGGCCGGATTACAATGCAGGTGTATTCCGGCGGACAGCTGGGTGGTGAAAAAGAAACTATTGAAATGACCCAAATGGGGACAATTGGAGTAAATCGTATCAGTACCGGTTCTTTGGCCGGATTTGATTCAAAACTGACAGCTTTGACAATGCCCTTTGTATTCCGGGATGCCGACCATTTATGGAAAGTGCTGAACGGAGATATTGGCAAGGAATTATTGAATGATTTGAATAAAGACGGAATAATCGGGCTGACCTACTATGATTCCGGCGCACGCAGCTTCTATACGAAAAATAAAGCGATTGATACGGTTGAGGCGGCAAAAGGACAGAAATTACGTGTGCTGCAAAGTAAGATTTTTGTGGATTTCGTCGATACTTTAGGTGCATCGGCAACGCCCATGGGATATGCGGAAGTCTACAGCGGTCTGCAAACCGGTCTGATTGACGGAGCGGAAAACAATCCACCGAGTCTGTGGGCCATGAAACACTACGAGTCGTGTAAATATTTTGCGCTTGACGAGCATATGATGGTTCCTGAAGTGGTTGTAATTAGTAAAAAGATATGGGATACCTTAAGCCCGGAGGATCAGCAGATCGTAAGGCAGGCTGCTGTTGAATCCACCGAATACCAGAAAAAAGCCTGGGCTGATTATACCGATCAGGCATTAAAGGACCTGGCTGAGAGAGGAGTAGTCATTTCTAAACCGGATAAGGAACCTTTCCGTAAAGCCGTAAGTTCCATGTATGAGAAATATCCTGAATATAAAGAGATAATAAGTAGAATTCAGGCAGTGCAATAGCATATTGGCACCTGGTTTAAAAACCCGCCTGAGCCGTAAGGTTTTAGGCGGGTTCTGTTTGGTAGATGCGTATGGTAAAATAAAAGCCTAAGCAAGGCGGAGCGTTTGCGGCTGCTATATGCGGGGGAGAAAGGAAAAATGAAAATGTTACATTTAAATCGGGAGACAATCAAAAATACCGCTGCGTGGGAGCAGGCAGGCATAGAGACATTACGGTTCGATTACGAGCGGATGGCGGCGTTGACCAAGAAAAATCCCACGTGGATTCACTTCGGGGCAGGGAATATTTTCCGGGGATTTATCGCCATGCTGCAGCAGACGCTGCTAAATTCAGGAGAAGCAGAGACCGGGATTGTGGCGGTAGAAACGTATGATCATGAAATCGTTGAGAAAATTTACAAGCCGTATGACAATTTAGGAATGCTGGCTATTATGAATACCGATGGCAGTTTGGCAAAGAAGATTATCGGCAGTATCAGTGAAAGTCTGGTGGGGGACATTTCCCGGGAAAAGGATTGGGAGAGGCTGCAATTCATATTTTCCCAGCCGTCTTTACAAATAGCCAGTTTTACCATAACGGAAAAAGGCTATAATTTAAAAACCATAGCCGGCGACTATTTGCCGGAAGTACGACAGGATATGGCAAATGGGCCAAAGCAGCCCGCCAGTGTGATGGCAAAAATTACCGCCCTGGCTTACACCCGATACAAAAGCGGCGAATTGCCCATCGCCTTCGCCAGTATGGATAACTGCTCCCATAATGGCGAGAAATTGTATCATTCTGTAGTTGCTATTGCGCAGCAATGGGTCGGAAATGGCCTGGTGGAGGAGCTTTTTCTTTCCTATCTGGACAATCCGAAAAAGGTTTCTTTTCCTTGGAGCATGATTGATAAAATTACTCCCAGACCTGCCGGCAGCGTCAGAGATGAGTTGCATAAAGCCGGTTTTGCCGATACGGAGATTATCTGCACCAGTAAAAATACCTTTATTGCGCCTTTTGTCAATGCTGAAAAACCTCAGTATTTGGTTGTTGAGGACAACTTCCCCAACGGCCGGATGCCGTTGGAGCAGGCCGGCGTCATGTTTACCGACCGGCAGACAGTGGACAGAGTTGAAAAAATGAAAGTGTGTACCTGTTTGAATCCCCTGCACACTTCCCTGGCGGTTTTTGGCTGTTTGCTGGGGTATACGTTGATCGCCGATGAAATGAACGATCCTGATTTGAAAAAGTTAGTACAAAGAATTGGGTCGGAAGGAATGCCGGTGGTGG includes these proteins:
- a CDS encoding TRAP transporter large permease subunit, translating into VGIIHPPVGTALFVGCAIAKCSLESTVKPILLFIPVLIVVLILVTYFPAFTMTLPKMFMP
- a CDS encoding TRAP transporter substrate-binding protein, with product MKKYQWISLLVLSMFAVSVMLTGCGSSSSTAQKKTIVLKAADNQIDTYPTVMGLKYMAKLLDERTQGRITMQVYSGGQLGGEKETIEMTQMGTIGVNRISTGSLAGFDSKLTALTMPFVFRDADHLWKVLNGDIGKELLNDLNKDGIIGLTYYDSGARSFYTKNKAIDTVEAAKGQKLRVLQSKIFVDFVDTLGASATPMGYAEVYSGLQTGLIDGAENNPPSLWAMKHYESCKYFALDEHMMVPEVVVISKKIWDTLSPEDQQIVRQAAVESTEYQKKAWADYTDQALKDLAERGVVISKPDKEPFRKAVSSMYEKYPEYKEIISRIQAVQ
- a CDS encoding mannitol dehydrogenase family protein, producing the protein MKMLHLNRETIKNTAAWEQAGIETLRFDYERMAALTKKNPTWIHFGAGNIFRGFIAMLQQTLLNSGEAETGIVAVETYDHEIVEKIYKPYDNLGMLAIMNTDGSLAKKIIGSISESLVGDISREKDWERLQFIFSQPSLQIASFTITEKGYNLKTIAGDYLPEVRQDMANGPKQPASVMAKITALAYTRYKSGELPIAFASMDNCSHNGEKLYHSVVAIAQQWVGNGLVEELFLSYLDNPKKVSFPWSMIDKITPRPAGSVRDELHKAGFADTEIICTSKNTFIAPFVNAEKPQYLVVEDNFPNGRMPLEQAGVMFTDRQTVDRVEKMKVCTCLNPLHTSLAVFGCLLGYTLIADEMNDPDLKKLVQRIGSEGMPVVVNPGILRPEEFIREVIEVRFPNPYIPDTPQRIATDTSQKVGIRFGETIKAYCRRDDLSVRDLQYIPLVIAAWCRYLMGLDDQGHEMSLSPDPLLTTLTPCLSAIKLGERETVKEHLQPILSNEALFGMNLYTIGLGKKIESYFAEMISGIGAVRAALQRHL